A window of Aurantibacillus circumpalustris genomic DNA:
AAGCATGATTTACGCTTCGAATATCTAAATCCGAGACATTAAATTGCATTTTCATGTAATCTGTAAGGTGTTTTAAGGTTGTCGTGTATCTTTGTAAAGTTCCGGCAGCATATTCCGTACCAAGGAGTTTCTTCATTTTAGAGTTGTGATCTTCAAATACGGTAACTAGTGAATAACGTTTTTCCTCTCTACCAGTTAACTTATTTCTCATGTTATCAGTATTCACTGGCTGACCATTCCGGATAAGCTCAGTTTGGTAATCATACACTTTTGCCCGAAGAGCATCCAAATAACTATTAGTTGCTTTTGCTTCCTCAGAACCAAGTTTTACTTTTCCAGCTTGTGAAAGCCACTTTGTATCCTCTACATACCGTTTTGTGCTAATTTCGACCCTAAGCCCATCGATGGTGACTCTCATATAAATTGGCGCCAATCCATCTGTTGTTGATTTTGTTCTTTTTATATAAAAAAGAATTGAAATTTTAGTTTGCATCTTTCTCCACCTTTTATGTTGTTAAATTTAGGTTCTATCAAAACACTGTACAAGATGTTCAAATTCTGAACTGCTTGATTTTAAAGACTTCCAGATAAATTCGGTGTCTCTAAAAGGGTGGAAATCCGGGACACCGAATTTGACACCTACAGGTTACGATTCCATGAAAGATTTGAATAATGCTAAAAACAAAAAAGCCCGTAAATACTGAGTTTTACGAGCTTTTGATTTGTTTTGACTTTCGTCTGGCGGTCAGGGGGGGATTCGAACCCCCGGTACGGCTTAACACCGTACGTCGGTTTAGCAAACCGGTGATTTCAGCCACTCATCCACCTAACCAGTGGTATTCTCTTACTTTGTTAGGTGAATGGCTTTCGCTCCTACTCGCTCAATTGTCCACAGGACAATTGACGTCCACCTAACCAGTGGCATTTTCTTATTTTGTTAGACGGATGGCTCTCGCCCATTCTCGCTCAATTGTCCACAGGACAATTGCCGTCCACCTAACCAGTCCTTTATCATTTGATAATCCTAAATTATGCCAATGAATTTTGAGTGGCAAATTTAATTAATTTTTATTTATGTTGGACTTTTTTTTTCAATTATTACACAATAAAATTTGGTTTTGGTCTAATTCCCTTTAAATCTGAAATATATATATTTTCAACTGTTTGCCAGCAACCTAAAAAGTCTAGTGCCAATTTAATTCTTAAGGCCAATTAATAAATTTATGTTTACCAATCTGCGGTTTATTTTTTTTATTTAAGTGTGAAAAGTCAATTAAGCAATTTTCTCCTGCATAAATTCGATGCGTTTGGTTTATTGTACCTAAGCAGTAAATTTAATTCCATCGAATCAATTTGGCTATAAGTTAATAAAAACACTAATATATAGCCAAATTAAAATTACGTATTTCGCTATATGTGTATAATATTGTATATTTATAGCCAAATTGAATTTCAAATGATTATTGGGAGAATAAAAGAAATTGAACTTCTAAATAAAAATTATAAATCGTCTAAATCTGAATTTATAGCGCTTTACGGAAGACGTAGAGTTGGAAAAACTTATTTGGTACGCACGTTGTTTAAAAAAGAATTTACCTTTCAATTAACAGGTCTCGCTCAGGCTGGTCTTCAAGATCAACTAATCAATTTCAATATGGCCGCTCAAGAACAAGGCCTCCTGAAAAAGAAAAAAAATGCTACTAACTGGATGGAAGCGTTTCAACAAATACGTGAGGGTATTCAGAGGTCTAATCAAAAGAAAAAGATAATTTTTATTGATGAACTGCCTTGGTTCGATACCCCTCAAGCTTCCTTTATACCAGCCCTAGAGCATTTTTGGAACAGTTGGGTTTCTGCTCGTAAAGATGTACTCTTAATTGTATGCGGTTCTGCTGCTTCATGGATGATTCATAAACTCATCAATAATAAAGGAGGATTACACAATCGCGTAACCCAAAAAATAAAAATCGAACCATTTACATTAAGTGAATGTGAACAGTTACTCCGGTACAAGAAAATAAACATAGATAAATATCAAACAATTCAGCTTTACATGGTGTTAGGGGGTATTCCCTTTTATTGGGATGCCGTGCAGAAGGGACAAAGTGCAGCCCAAACAATCGATAAATTATGCTTCGACGCGAATGGTTTACTTACAAGTGAATTTCAGAATCTATATGCCTCCTTATTTAGCAAAGCTGAAAGACACAAAGCAATTGTGCTGGCCCTTTCCAAAAAAAATAAAGGATTAACGCGCTCTGAAGTAAGTCAAAGCAGCAAACTAGCTAACGGTGGTGGGCTAACAAGACTTCTAGATGAATTAGAAGAAAGTGGTTTTATAAGAAAATACACCCCATTTGGTAAAAAATCACGCAATAGTTTGTATCAACTCAGTGATTTTTTCACTTTGTTTCACTTAAAATTTATGGAAGGCCAAAAGTCTTTTGCTAAAAATTATTGGGTAAAAATGATTGATCATCCAACTCAAAGAGCTTGGAGTGGTTATGCTTTTGAGCAAGTTTGTCTGGCTCATATTCTCCAAATTAAACAAGCGCTAGGAATAAGCGGCGTTGAAACACAAGTATCTTCATGGAAAACACTTTTAGAAAAAGATGGTGCGCAGATTGATTTAGTGATAGATCGCCGAGACGGTGTCATTAATCTTTGTGAAATGAAATTTTCAATAAACCAGTTTAGCATCGACAAAAAATACGATTCGGTGTTGCGGAACAAAACTGGTGCTTTTAAAAGGGAAACAAAAACACGAAAAGCCCTTTTTATTACTCTTATTACTACCTTCGGCTTGCAAAACAACGCCTACTCTGGCAATATACAGAACGACTTAAAAATGGATGTTTTGTTTCATCCATAAATTTTAATTCCCACAATACTTCTCAGCAAACTTCAATTTTGATATTTTAGTACCGACACCGGATTTTTTTCCTATTCCGGAATTAACGTAATAAAGGAATTCTACTCCAAAATCAATAAATACAGGTCTTGCTGTTCCTTGCCATGAACGGCGTGGATGTTCCCAAATAAATTCTGTTTTACCAAAACTATAGTCTTCATTGTTTTCCTTGTATAAATCCAGTAATTCAAAGTTCAACTTAAGAACAAATTGTTCGCGATTAACAAACTTGTGTTCTGAAAGGTTCAAACTAAACACTTTTTCTTGTATGTTATGGGTGAGTCCATTCCTCACCAATAAGTCTCTTACTTTCTCGTGTTTTACCTGCCAGTCTTCGATAATGAGTGAATTTTTTAGTGCTGGATAATTCGTAGCAGAGAATTCATCAAGAATATGAATTTTCCAATTTTTCAAATACGCTTCGTCAAAAATTTGAAACGTATCTTTAAACTTTATGCCGTTAATGACCCAAATCATCTTATCACCATAAAAATTTTCACGCGTTTTAATTATCTCTGACGAAATAGGTGAATTTTGAAACTCAAACACAATTCCCTCTTTATTGATTACATCAGCAATGTGGTAAATGTCATCCTTTTGAACTTTTATTTCCGAATCATCTTCTCCAAATAATTTCTTCCAATCTCTGTGCCATTGGGTCTCTGGCTCCGACCACGAATCGCAATTTTCAGATTTTGTGTGCGACCAATGCCACACATTTTTCGCACCACATTTCGCTAAAACTTCTTGTTTACAATGCAGACAAATACCTTTTAATTTAGGTTCTGCTTCCGCCCTTTGATTATTATAAATAGCAAACTGCATTAACTTTTATCTCGCAAAAGTAATGAAATGATTCCGTCGCAAAAATTCAATTTCTGGGAGCTCCCGCATCTAACCAACATTTTATTCTTTCTCGATCTTCTAAACTAAGTGCCGATCTCTTGGGCATATCTTTCGTGTACAATACACGTTTCGAGAGAGTGCCGTTATTTACCCGAATAATTAACCCCTCATATGTTGTCAAATTTCCATTCGAAGACTTTGCATCATGACAACCGGAGCTTGTACAATTAGCGTCAATTAAAGGCTTAATTGTACTTGTGTAGGAAGCATTTATAGAAGAACAATCCAGATTCTTGTACTCGTCTTCCTTTTTACCACAGCTCCAGTTGCAAATGCAATTGACAAAAAAAAGTAAATAAATTAGTTTCTTCATTTAATGACCTACGTCCAAAGTTACTTCTTTCAGTTTTTTTCTTTCGCTCCACTTTATCTCTGTTGCCATACCTCCTGAAACTTCTTTGTTGGCAATACTATCGTAACCCACCGCGTATAAATAGTAATTACCCGCTCTAAGTCCTTCTACATGCACATGATTCTCATCCTCTTCACCCAATAATTTAAGATCGTAATTTGAAGTTGGATCAGATGGTTCGCTTTTTGCATCAAACTTTACATAAAGCGTGCTGGCCTTAATTGGTGTATCGTGATGATAAACCAACACATGAATTTCTGCATCTCCACCAATATCATTTTTCTTGCATGAATAATTAAAGGCTAATAGAACAGTTGAGAGTAAAACGAATTTTGCATTTTTAAGTGTTTTCATATTTGTTTTTTAAAAGGTTAATGACCATGAGGTCGTAAATAAATTTTTTGTTGGCATTTGAAGTCCGTTAAGCTTTTGAAAGAATGGTAAACCATACTCAAAACTCAGCCGATTTTTTTTAAGGAACCCTCTTTTGCCGTTGAGCGAGGAACCGAGATGAATAAAAGCTTGCAGTCCCCCATAATTAGAAGGATTAGCAGCTATTTCTTCACATGAGTTTAATGAAGGATCTCGCCCATTAATCTTATCTGAATAAAGAAATTCTGCTCGTAAAGAACTACTAATCACTCTTAGCCATTTTAGAGAAGTCCAAGCATTAAAGTTTAATTCATTGCCCAGTTTGTATTCGTTGGAGTTATAGTAAGGCCTCAAGATAGAGCCAAGCTGGACACTCCAAGTTATTCTGTTCTTTTTTTGGATATAACTTAGGCTTGGCATTAAATCAAAACTTCCTGAACCTAACTGCATGTCATAGGGATACCGTTGATCTGCATACATGGCACTGTGCTGTGCTCCTTGAGCGTTAATACTTCCAAACGGTAAATTTAATCCCATGCTCAGTAAAAACTCTTTCTCTGATTTTTTTATCACAGACCAAAGCACATAGAGTTTCATATCGCCCAAGCCGTTAGTAGACATGCTATGCCTGTGAAATTTTGTTCCAGAAGGCATAGTCATTTCCATGTAATTACTTGTGTAATGAAACATGCCCATCAAGGTTATTTTATCACTTAAACCGTACATAAGCATCAGCATGTGCATATCCATCTGCATGAGGTCGGGAGAGGTTCGGTAATTTAAGAGCACATCAGTAGCATTGATTGCTTGTGATCCTTCTAATAAACCGGACATGTTCATCCGCATCATTCTGTACGAAACCATCCATTCTCCTTTCATGTGAGTGTGGCTAATCATAACACCAGCTGGAACTTCATACTTGTTGCAGGAGCAATACTCTTCACTTACACAGGTAGTGTCGGAATAATTTTGTTGCGCTTTTATAGAGCTACCAATTAGTAGCCCTAAAAGCAAGATTAATTTACAATACATTGCAGGTATAGTTAGATTATTTCAACATGTATCACCCTTGTGAATACGTAGTTTAATTAAATAAAGTTTATTGAAACTATGCTAACTGCGGTGGGCGAAATACCGACTTAAGAGACGCTTCAGGTAATGAAGCATTGTATCGAGAAAAATTAAAAAGAATTAGTTCGTTTGAGGTATTGATAAATTCATTAGAAAATGATTTTTGTGAATAGA
This region includes:
- a CDS encoding ATP-binding protein; translation: MIIGRIKEIELLNKNYKSSKSEFIALYGRRRVGKTYLVRTLFKKEFTFQLTGLAQAGLQDQLINFNMAAQEQGLLKKKKNATNWMEAFQQIREGIQRSNQKKKIIFIDELPWFDTPQASFIPALEHFWNSWVSARKDVLLIVCGSAASWMIHKLINNKGGLHNRVTQKIKIEPFTLSECEQLLRYKKINIDKYQTIQLYMVLGGIPFYWDAVQKGQSAAQTIDKLCFDANGLLTSEFQNLYASLFSKAERHKAIVLALSKKNKGLTRSEVSQSSKLANGGGLTRLLDELEESGFIRKYTPFGKKSRNSLYQLSDFFTLFHLKFMEGQKSFAKNYWVKMIDHPTQRAWSGYAFEQVCLAHILQIKQALGISGVETQVSSWKTLLEKDGAQIDLVIDRRDGVINLCEMKFSINQFSIDKKYDSVLRNKTGAFKRETKTRKALFITLITTFGLQNNAYSGNIQNDLKMDVLFHP
- a CDS encoding competence protein CoiA; translated protein: MQFAIYNNQRAEAEPKLKGICLHCKQEVLAKCGAKNVWHWSHTKSENCDSWSEPETQWHRDWKKLFGEDDSEIKVQKDDIYHIADVINKEGIVFEFQNSPISSEIIKTRENFYGDKMIWVINGIKFKDTFQIFDEAYLKNWKIHILDEFSATNYPALKNSLIIEDWQVKHEKVRDLLVRNGLTHNIQEKVFSLNLSEHKFVNREQFVLKLNFELLDLYKENNEDYSFGKTEFIWEHPRRSWQGTARPVFIDFGVEFLYYVNSGIGKKSGVGTKISKLKFAEKYCGN